In Luteimonas sp. MC1750, the following proteins share a genomic window:
- the yihA gene encoding ribosome biogenesis GTP-binding protein YihA/YsxC produces the protein MANPLARAQYMLAAHTPRQLPPDGGFEVAFAGRSNAGKSSALNALCQQNALARVSKTPGRTQQLVFFDLPQHENRFLVDLPGYGYAKVPLDLRAHWQAFLDKYFQNRQALRGLVVVMDIRHPLKDYDRQMLGYAVTRGLPAHALLTKADKLSRGAVASAVQAVKRDLEKDYGDTVGVQAFSGESKLGVDQARGVICRWLEIAPD, from the coding sequence ATGGCCAATCCCCTTGCCCGCGCCCAGTACATGCTGGCGGCGCACACTCCCCGCCAATTGCCGCCCGACGGCGGATTCGAAGTCGCGTTCGCAGGCCGTTCCAATGCCGGCAAGTCCAGCGCACTCAATGCCCTGTGCCAGCAGAACGCGCTGGCGCGCGTGTCCAAGACGCCGGGCCGGACCCAGCAACTGGTGTTCTTCGACCTGCCCCAGCACGAGAACCGCTTTCTGGTCGACCTGCCGGGCTACGGCTACGCCAAGGTGCCGCTGGACCTGCGCGCGCACTGGCAGGCCTTCCTCGACAAGTATTTCCAGAACCGCCAGGCGCTGCGTGGCCTGGTGGTGGTGATGGACATCCGCCATCCGCTGAAGGACTACGACCGCCAGATGCTGGGCTACGCCGTCACCCGCGGCCTGCCGGCGCACGCGCTGCTGACCAAGGCCGACAAGCTGTCGCGTGGCGCGGTCGCCAGCGCCGTGCAGGCGGTCAAGCGCGACCTGGAGAAGGACTACGGCGACACCGTCGGCGTGCAGGCCTTTTCCGGCGAATCCAAGCTGGGCGTGGACCAGGCCCGCGGGGTGATCTGCCGCTGGCTCGAGATCGCGCCCGACTGA
- a CDS encoding VIT family protein, which produces MPPPEHHRSGRAGWLRAAVLGANDGVVSISGLVVGVAAAGAPATVILASGVAGTVAGAFSMAAGEYVSVQSQADTEQADLALEQRGLDEHPRRELAELAGIYEGRGLEPALALEVARQLTAHDALAAHARDELGFHELGRPRPLQAALASAVAFIAGAALPIASAVLAPHADVVMVTTVATLAGLSLTGATAARLGGAPALRGAARVVFWGAAAMLASALIGNLFDIAA; this is translated from the coding sequence ATGCCACCTCCCGAGCATCACCGCAGCGGCCGCGCCGGCTGGCTGCGTGCGGCCGTGCTGGGCGCCAACGACGGCGTCGTCTCGATCTCCGGACTGGTGGTCGGCGTGGCCGCCGCGGGCGCGCCGGCGACGGTGATCCTGGCCAGCGGCGTCGCCGGCACGGTCGCCGGCGCGTTCTCGATGGCCGCCGGCGAATACGTCTCGGTGCAGTCGCAGGCCGATACCGAACAGGCCGACCTCGCGCTGGAGCAGCGCGGACTCGACGAGCACCCCAGGCGCGAACTGGCCGAGCTCGCCGGCATCTACGAAGGCCGCGGCCTGGAGCCGGCGTTGGCGCTCGAAGTCGCGCGCCAGCTGACCGCGCACGACGCACTGGCCGCGCACGCCCGCGACGAGCTGGGCTTCCACGAACTCGGCCGGCCGCGGCCGCTGCAGGCGGCACTGGCCTCGGCGGTCGCCTTCATCGCCGGCGCCGCGCTGCCCATCGCCAGCGCCGTGCTGGCGCCGCATGCGGACGTGGTGATGGTGACCACCGTGGCGACCTTGGCCGGGCTGTCGCTCACCGGCGCCACCGCGGCCCGGCTCGGCGGCGCCCCGGCGCTGCGCGGCGCGGCGCGGGTGGTGTTCTGGGGCGCGGCGGCGATGCTTGCCTCGGCGCTGATCGGCAACCTGTTCGACATCGCCGCCTGA
- a CDS encoding glutamate--cysteine ligase translates to MSSPSSSNDAPIRSRDELVEHLASGGKPRGDWRIGTEHEKFGFRLDDLRPPRYDGDRGIGVLLDGLTRYGWEPVAEHGRVVALSKDGASVTLEPAGQLELSGAPLETIHDTCREVGSHLFEVKTVADDLRLGFLGMGFQPKWTRADMPWMPKDRYRIMRAYMPKVGDLGLDMMTRTCTVQVNLDYADEADMAKKFRVSLALQPVATALFADSPFTEGKPNGYLSWRSHIWTDTDPDRTGMLDFVFEDGFGFERYVDYLLDVPMYFSYRDGIYHDASGQSFRDFMDGRLPVLPGALPTMQDWSDHMTTAFPEVRMKKFLEMRGADGGPWNRICALPAFWVGLLYDDAALDAAWDLVKDFTLAERHALRDGVPKHALKLPFRGGTVRDLALRALEISAAGLARRDRRNEQDQDERPFLEPLIEFAQANETPAERKLALYHGEWGGDIDRVFREFAY, encoded by the coding sequence GTGTCCAGTCCCAGCAGCAGCAACGACGCCCCGATCCGCTCGCGCGACGAACTGGTCGAGCACCTCGCCTCCGGCGGCAAGCCGCGCGGCGACTGGCGCATCGGCACCGAGCACGAGAAGTTCGGCTTCCGCCTGGACGACCTGCGTCCGCCCCGGTACGACGGCGATCGCGGCATCGGCGTGCTGCTCGACGGCCTCACCCGCTACGGTTGGGAGCCGGTGGCCGAGCATGGCCGCGTGGTCGCGCTGAGCAAGGACGGCGCCTCGGTGACGCTGGAGCCCGCCGGCCAGCTGGAACTCTCCGGCGCGCCGCTCGAGACCATCCACGACACCTGCCGCGAAGTCGGCAGCCACCTGTTCGAGGTCAAGACCGTCGCCGACGACCTGCGGCTGGGCTTCCTCGGCATGGGCTTCCAGCCCAAGTGGACGCGCGCCGACATGCCGTGGATGCCGAAGGACCGCTACCGGATCATGCGCGCCTACATGCCGAAGGTCGGCGACCTGGGCCTCGACATGATGACCCGCACCTGCACGGTGCAGGTCAACCTGGACTACGCCGACGAGGCGGACATGGCGAAGAAGTTCCGCGTGTCGCTGGCGCTGCAGCCGGTGGCGACGGCGCTGTTCGCGGATTCGCCGTTCACCGAGGGCAAGCCCAACGGCTATCTCAGCTGGCGCTCGCACATCTGGACCGACACCGATCCCGACCGCACCGGCATGCTCGACTTCGTGTTCGAGGACGGCTTCGGCTTCGAGCGCTACGTCGACTACCTGCTCGACGTGCCGATGTACTTCAGCTACCGCGACGGTATCTACCACGACGCCAGCGGGCAGTCGTTCCGCGACTTCATGGACGGCCGCCTGCCGGTGCTGCCCGGCGCGCTGCCGACGATGCAGGACTGGTCCGACCACATGACCACCGCCTTCCCGGAAGTGCGGATGAAGAAGTTCCTCGAGATGCGCGGCGCCGACGGCGGCCCCTGGAACCGCATCTGCGCGCTGCCCGCGTTCTGGGTCGGCCTGCTGTACGACGATGCCGCGCTGGACGCCGCCTGGGACCTGGTCAAGGACTTCACCCTGGCCGAGCGCCACGCGCTGCGCGACGGCGTGCCCAAGCACGCGCTGAAGCTGCCGTTCCGCGGCGGCACGGTGCGCGACCTCGCTCTGCGCGCGCTGGAGATCTCCGCCGCGGGCCTTGCCCGCCGCGACCGTCGCAACGAACAGGACCAGGATGAGCGCCCCTTCCTCGAACCCCTGATCGAATTCGCCCAGGCCAACGAAACCCCGGCCGAACGCAAGCTCGCGCTGTACCACGGCGAGTGGGGCGGGGATATCGATCGCGTGTTCCGCGAGTTTGCGTACTGA
- the ppc gene encoding phosphoenolpyruvate carboxylase has translation MTIPVGHDAPLRERLDFAETDALLRDDVRRLGAMVGEMLAEQVSPALLQQVEAVRRAAIARRENAEPVEALAAELAAVSPENADALVRAFSAWFGAINLAERVHRIRRRRDHQRSDEGPQPGGLEAVLAALHADGVALDELQALLPRLWVEPVFTAHPTEAVRRALLAKERVIVERLVADIDRTRTPDERLSDESRIRQALATTWQTSEAPPLKPTVTDEVDHIGHYLGVLFRVLPAFYEVFADAVEATWGERIALPDVLRFDTWVGGDMDGNPNVGAATIEAALAAQRAQVLGQYRDELRALGQVLTQTRDRAGVDPAVEARLAQYRDAMPAAAARLRARQADMPYRQLLELMSARLEATAGTGADTGTDPAGANANVDGSDDSRATDTRSAGGSWRPAYNGVQDFLADLDLVDASLAAHRGEHAGRFALRRLRRRVTSFGFHLAALDLRQDSAAHDAALAALEGLDDWSALPLEQRLERLHALIASPTPAVPDAGAAAQALEVFRTVRSARVRYGEAAFGPYIVSMSRSAADALAVLALARIAGCVEGGADGAPGTEGHAGEVPLDVAPLFETVDDLDAAAGVMRALFDDPVYRRHVRARGDRQIVMLGYSDSAKDSGLMASRWALQRAQVDLMRLAREAGVRLVFFHGRGGSVSRGGGKTGRAIIAAPRGSVDGRMRVTEQGEVIHRKYGIRALALRNLEQMTGAVLRASLRPRPADPRVRDWRTVVDGLAADSRACYRALVHEDPGFDAYFRAATPVDVIERLQIGSRPSRRRDGGIANLRAIPWVFAWSQNRSGLTGWYGVGHALERGIERHGLDAMAEMARDWPFFAAALDDVEMLLAKSDLDIFARYSQLAGDAHAAFYPGIADEFSRTRDAILAIKGQDELLASDYRLRLSIRLRNPYVDPISLLQVELLRRWRAGGREDESLLRALFATVNGIAAGIQNTG, from the coding sequence ATGACCATTCCTGTTGGACACGACGCACCGCTGCGCGAGCGGCTGGACTTTGCGGAGACCGATGCGCTGCTGCGCGACGACGTGCGGCGGCTGGGGGCGATGGTCGGCGAGATGCTGGCCGAGCAGGTTTCGCCGGCGCTGCTGCAGCAGGTGGAGGCGGTGCGGCGCGCCGCGATCGCGCGCCGGGAGAACGCGGAGCCGGTGGAGGCGCTGGCGGCGGAGCTGGCCGCGGTCTCGCCGGAGAACGCGGATGCGCTGGTGCGCGCGTTCTCGGCCTGGTTCGGCGCGATCAACCTCGCCGAGCGCGTGCACCGCATCCGCCGCCGGCGCGACCACCAGCGCAGCGACGAAGGTCCGCAGCCCGGCGGGCTCGAGGCCGTGCTGGCGGCGCTGCATGCCGACGGCGTGGCGCTCGACGAACTGCAGGCACTGCTGCCGCGGCTGTGGGTGGAGCCGGTGTTCACCGCGCATCCCACCGAAGCCGTGCGCCGCGCGCTGCTGGCCAAGGAGCGCGTGATCGTCGAGCGCCTGGTGGCCGACATCGACCGCACGCGCACGCCCGACGAGCGCCTGAGCGACGAGTCGCGCATCCGCCAGGCGCTGGCCACCACGTGGCAGACCTCAGAGGCGCCGCCGCTGAAGCCGACCGTCACCGACGAGGTCGACCACATCGGCCACTACCTGGGCGTGCTGTTCCGTGTATTGCCGGCCTTCTACGAGGTATTCGCCGACGCGGTCGAAGCGACCTGGGGCGAGCGCATCGCGCTGCCCGACGTGCTGCGCTTCGACACCTGGGTCGGCGGCGACATGGACGGCAATCCCAACGTCGGCGCCGCGACCATCGAGGCCGCGCTGGCCGCGCAGCGCGCGCAGGTACTCGGGCAGTACCGCGACGAGCTGCGCGCCTTGGGCCAGGTGCTGACGCAGACGCGTGACCGCGCGGGGGTGGACCCGGCGGTGGAGGCGCGCCTGGCGCAGTATCGCGATGCGATGCCGGCTGCGGCGGCGCGCTTGCGTGCGCGCCAGGCGGACATGCCCTACCGCCAGCTGCTGGAGCTGATGTCGGCGCGCCTCGAGGCGACGGCAGGCACTGGCGCCGATACCGGGACGGACCCCGCTGGCGCCAATGCCAACGTGGACGGCAGCGACGACAGCCGCGCCACCGACACTCGCAGCGCTGGTGGTTCCTGGCGGCCCGCCTACAACGGTGTGCAGGACTTCCTTGCCGACCTCGACCTGGTCGACGCCAGCCTGGCGGCCCACCGCGGCGAGCATGCCGGCCGCTTCGCCCTGCGCCGCCTGCGCCGGCGCGTGACCAGCTTCGGCTTCCATCTCGCCGCGCTCGACCTGCGCCAGGACTCGGCCGCGCACGACGCCGCGCTCGCTGCGCTGGAGGGCCTCGACGACTGGAGCGCGCTGCCGCTGGAGCAGCGGCTGGAACGCCTGCACGCGCTGATCGCGTCGCCGACGCCGGCGGTGCCCGACGCCGGGGCCGCGGCGCAGGCGCTGGAGGTCTTCCGCACGGTCAGGTCGGCGCGCGTACGCTACGGCGAAGCCGCGTTCGGCCCCTATATCGTCAGCATGAGCCGCAGCGCCGCCGACGCCTTGGCGGTGCTGGCGCTGGCGCGGATCGCCGGTTGCGTCGAGGGCGGCGCGGACGGCGCGCCCGGCACGGAGGGTCATGCCGGCGAAGTCCCGCTCGACGTCGCGCCGCTGTTCGAAACGGTTGACGATCTCGACGCCGCCGCCGGCGTGATGCGCGCCCTGTTCGACGATCCGGTCTACCGCCGCCACGTGCGCGCCCGCGGCGACCGGCAGATCGTGATGCTGGGCTACTCCGACAGCGCCAAGGACAGCGGGCTCATGGCCTCGCGCTGGGCGCTGCAGCGCGCCCAGGTCGACCTGATGCGCCTGGCGCGCGAGGCCGGCGTGCGCCTGGTGTTCTTCCACGGCCGGGGCGGTTCGGTCAGCCGCGGCGGCGGCAAGACCGGGCGCGCGATCATCGCCGCGCCGCGCGGCAGCGTCGATGGCCGCATGCGCGTGACCGAGCAGGGCGAGGTGATCCACCGCAAGTACGGCATCCGCGCGCTGGCGCTGCGCAACCTCGAGCAGATGACCGGCGCCGTGCTGCGCGCCAGCCTGCGGCCGCGGCCGGCCGACCCGCGCGTGCGCGACTGGCGGACGGTGGTCGACGGGCTGGCCGCGGATTCGCGCGCCTGCTACCGCGCCCTGGTGCACGAGGATCCCGGCTTCGACGCCTACTTCCGCGCGGCCACACCGGTGGACGTGATCGAACGCCTGCAGATCGGCTCGCGGCCCTCGCGCCGCCGCGATGGCGGCATCGCCAACCTGCGCGCGATCCCGTGGGTGTTCGCGTGGTCGCAGAACCGCTCCGGGCTGACCGGCTGGTACGGCGTCGGCCACGCGCTCGAACGCGGCATCGAACGCCACGGCCTCGATGCGATGGCGGAGATGGCGCGCGACTGGCCGTTCTTCGCCGCGGCGCTCGACGACGTCGAGATGCTGCTGGCCAAGTCCGACCTCGACATCTTCGCGCGCTACTCGCAGCTGGCCGGCGACGCCCACGCCGCGTTCTACCCCGGCATCGCCGACGAATTCTCGCGCACCCGCGACGCGATCCTCGCGATCAAGGGCCAGGACGAGCTGCTCGCCAGCGACTATCGCCTGCGCCTGTCGATCCGCCTGCGCAATCCCTACGTCGACCCGATCAGCCTGCTCCAGGTCGAGCTGCTGCGCCGCTGGCGCGCGGGCGGGCGCGAGGACGAATCGCTGCTGCGCGCGCTGTTCGCCACCGTCAACGGCATCGCCGCCGGCATCCAGAACACCGGTTGA
- a CDS encoding glutathione S-transferase family protein → MADSELVFHTNPMSRGRIVRWMLEELGVPYRAVVQDYGTSMKSPEYLAINPMGKVPALQHRGVVVTEAAAICTYLADAFPQAGLAPAFDDPLRGTYLRWMFFAAGPVEAAVTANALGQLPPLEKAGFVGYGSYDQAMDLLEQAAMSASPWLLGERFSAADVYVGSQVDFGLAFKSIPQRPAFAAWAERLRGREAYRRARALDDALMPKAD, encoded by the coding sequence ATGGCCGACAGCGAACTCGTCTTCCACACCAATCCGATGTCCCGCGGCCGCATCGTGCGCTGGATGCTGGAGGAACTCGGCGTCCCCTATCGCGCGGTGGTGCAGGACTACGGCACGTCGATGAAGTCGCCCGAGTACCTCGCGATCAATCCGATGGGCAAGGTGCCGGCGCTGCAGCACCGCGGGGTGGTGGTCACCGAGGCGGCCGCGATCTGCACCTACCTGGCCGATGCCTTCCCGCAGGCCGGACTGGCCCCGGCGTTCGACGACCCGCTGCGCGGCACCTACCTGCGCTGGATGTTCTTCGCCGCCGGCCCGGTCGAGGCGGCGGTGACCGCCAATGCGCTGGGCCAGCTGCCGCCGCTGGAGAAGGCGGGCTTCGTCGGCTATGGCAGCTACGACCAGGCCATGGACCTGCTCGAGCAGGCGGCCATGTCGGCCTCGCCGTGGCTGCTGGGTGAGCGCTTCAGCGCAGCCGACGTCTACGTCGGCAGCCAGGTCGACTTCGGCCTGGCGTTCAAGTCGATCCCGCAGCGCCCGGCCTTCGCCGCCTGGGCCGAACGCCTGCGCGGGCGCGAAGCCTACCGCCGCGCCAGGGCGCTCGATGACGCGCTGATGCCCAAAGCGGACTGA
- a CDS encoding NADPH-dependent FMN reductase — MKTYNVGYLVGSLASESINRKLANALFKLAPEQLRFTEIAYADLPLYSYDYDADYPEAGRRFKKAIESSDAILIVTPEYNRSIPGGLKNAIDWASRPWGTNSFANIPSGVIGTSPGAIGTAVGQQHLRSILGFLNSPQMNSPEAYIQFKDGMLDDAGEIADEGTAKFLRGYMQEFHDFVARVLTVLPRGA, encoded by the coding sequence ATGAAGACCTACAACGTCGGCTACCTGGTCGGCAGCCTCGCCAGTGAATCGATCAACCGCAAGCTCGCCAACGCGCTGTTCAAGCTCGCCCCGGAGCAGCTGCGCTTCACCGAGATCGCCTACGCCGACCTCCCGCTCTACAGCTATGACTACGACGCCGACTATCCCGAGGCCGGCCGCCGCTTCAAGAAGGCCATCGAATCCTCGGACGCGATCCTCATCGTGACTCCGGAATACAACCGCTCGATTCCCGGCGGCCTGAAGAACGCGATCGACTGGGCCAGCCGTCCCTGGGGCACGAACTCGTTCGCCAACATCCCCTCGGGCGTGATCGGCACCTCGCCCGGCGCGATCGGTACCGCGGTCGGCCAGCAGCACCTGCGCAGCATCCTCGGCTTCCTCAACTCGCCGCAGATGAACTCGCCCGAGGCCTATATCCAGTTCAAGGACGGGATGCTGGACGACGCCGGCGAGATCGCCGACGAGGGCACGGCCAAGTTCCTGCGCGGCTATATGCAGGAATTCCACGACTTCGTCGCGCGCGTGCTGACCGTGTTGCCGCGCGGCGCGTAA
- a CDS encoding alpha/beta hydrolase-fold protein, translated as MLRIRLSTALLLAAALSGCAGTPAPPTAAGGIPGRAVESAPLAALEGGYFPLVAESSGRTHHVHVRVPEGYDADPQRRWPVVYLLDGDSLFPLLAPTHLFLGYDEGLPEAIIVGIAYGGFDPAINRRNVDFTATGADTAPDQGGAEAYLAFLRDQVLPGVERRYRADASRRVLVGQSRGGYFVLWSALRDPDLFWGRIASNPSLAPAREQLFDAPGTHRRDDLAVVVASGARDTAERVRNAADWHASWSRRADAPWDVELVVLPDGTHAASIGEAYRLAMLHLFRDALPSP; from the coding sequence ATGCTTCGAATCCGGCTCTCCACTGCGCTGCTGCTCGCGGCTGCGCTCAGCGGCTGCGCGGGCACGCCGGCGCCCCCGACGGCTGCCGGCGGCATCCCAGGCCGCGCGGTCGAGTCCGCGCCGCTGGCCGCGCTGGAAGGCGGCTATTTCCCGCTGGTGGCCGAGTCCAGCGGCCGCACCCACCACGTCCACGTCCGCGTGCCCGAAGGCTACGACGCCGATCCGCAGCGTCGCTGGCCGGTGGTCTACCTGCTCGACGGCGACAGCCTGTTCCCGCTGCTGGCCCCGACGCACCTGTTCCTCGGCTACGACGAGGGCCTGCCGGAAGCGATCATCGTCGGCATCGCCTATGGCGGCTTCGACCCGGCGATCAACCGGCGCAACGTCGACTTCACCGCCACCGGCGCGGACACCGCCCCGGACCAGGGCGGTGCGGAGGCGTACCTCGCGTTCCTGCGCGACCAGGTGCTGCCCGGGGTGGAGCGGCGCTATCGCGCCGACGCCAGCCGCCGCGTGCTGGTCGGCCAGTCGCGGGGCGGCTACTTCGTGCTCTGGTCGGCGCTGCGCGATCCCGACCTGTTCTGGGGACGCATCGCCAGCAACCCGTCCCTGGCGCCTGCGCGCGAACAGCTGTTCGACGCGCCCGGCACGCACCGCCGCGATGACCTGGCCGTGGTCGTCGCCAGCGGCGCGCGCGACACCGCCGAGCGCGTGCGCAACGCCGCCGACTGGCATGCCAGCTGGAGCCGGCGCGCGGATGCGCCCTGGGACGTCGAGCTGGTGGTGCTGCCGGACGGCACCCACGCGGCGTCCATCGGCGAGGCCTATCGCCTGGCCATGCTGCACCTGTTCCGCGACGCGCTGCCGTCGCCGTAA
- a CDS encoding metal/formaldehyde-sensitive transcriptional repressor, which produces MPHSPEEKRKVLARIRRIRGQCEGLERALETGADCAPVLQQIAAIRGAVNGLMSEVLESHLREQFGHAAHDDDERALRVAEMTGLIRSYLK; this is translated from the coding sequence GTGCCGCATTCGCCGGAAGAAAAACGCAAGGTCCTGGCCCGCATCCGCCGCATCCGCGGCCAGTGCGAGGGGCTCGAGCGCGCGCTCGAGACGGGCGCCGACTGCGCGCCGGTGCTGCAGCAGATCGCGGCGATCCGCGGCGCGGTCAACGGGCTGATGAGCGAGGTGCTGGAGTCGCACCTGCGCGAGCAGTTCGGGCACGCCGCCCACGACGACGACGAACGCGCCCTGCGGGTCGCCGAGATGACCGGGCTGATCCGTTCGTACCTGAAATGA
- a CDS encoding S-(hydroxymethyl)glutathione dehydrogenase/class III alcohol dehydrogenase produces MKTRAAVAFEPGQPLQIVELDLEGPKKGEVLVKITHAALCHTDAFTLSGEDPEGVFPAVLGHEGAGIVVEVGEGVSSVQPGDHVIPLYTAECGECLFCTSGKTNLCVAVRATQGKGVMPDGTTRFSFNGKPVYHYMGCSTFSEYTVVAEVSLAKVNPEANPEHTCLLGCGVTTGIGAVHNTARVAEGDSVAVFGLGAIGLAVIQGAKQAKAGRIIAIDTNPAKFALAQEMGATDCVNPKDHDRPVQQVIVEMTGWGVDHSFECIGNVEVMRAALECAHRGWGQSVIIGVAGAGKEISTRPFQLVTGRKWLGTAFGGVKGRSELPGMVEDAMRGDIQLAPFVTHTLPLERINEAFDLMHEGKSIRTVIHY; encoded by the coding sequence ATGAAAACCCGTGCCGCCGTCGCCTTCGAACCCGGACAGCCGCTGCAGATCGTCGAGCTCGACCTCGAAGGCCCGAAGAAGGGCGAGGTGCTGGTGAAGATCACCCACGCCGCGCTCTGCCACACCGACGCCTTCACCCTGTCGGGCGAGGACCCCGAAGGCGTGTTCCCGGCCGTGCTCGGCCACGAGGGCGCCGGCATCGTGGTCGAAGTGGGCGAGGGCGTGAGCTCGGTGCAGCCCGGCGACCACGTGATCCCGCTCTACACCGCGGAATGCGGCGAGTGCCTGTTCTGCACCTCGGGCAAGACCAACCTGTGCGTCGCCGTGCGCGCGACCCAGGGCAAGGGCGTGATGCCCGACGGCACCACGCGCTTCAGCTTCAACGGCAAGCCGGTCTACCACTACATGGGCTGCTCGACCTTCAGCGAATACACCGTGGTCGCGGAAGTCTCGCTGGCCAAGGTCAATCCTGAAGCGAACCCGGAGCACACCTGCCTGCTCGGCTGCGGCGTGACCACCGGCATCGGCGCGGTGCACAACACCGCCAGGGTGGCCGAGGGCGACAGCGTGGCCGTGTTCGGCCTGGGCGCGATCGGCCTGGCGGTGATCCAGGGCGCGAAGCAGGCCAAGGCCGGGCGCATCATCGCGATCGACACCAATCCGGCGAAGTTCGCCCTGGCCCAGGAGATGGGCGCGACGGACTGCGTCAATCCGAAGGACCACGACCGGCCCGTGCAGCAGGTGATCGTCGAGATGACCGGCTGGGGCGTTGACCACAGCTTCGAATGCATCGGCAACGTCGAGGTGATGCGTGCGGCGCTGGAATGCGCGCACCGCGGCTGGGGCCAGAGCGTGATCATCGGCGTGGCCGGCGCGGGCAAGGAGATCTCGACCCGGCCGTTCCAGCTGGTCACCGGGCGCAAGTGGCTCGGCACCGCGTTCGGCGGGGTCAAGGGACGCAGCGAGCTGCCGGGCATGGTCGAGGATGCGATGCGCGGCGACATCCAGCTGGCGCCGTTCGTGACCCATACGCTGCCGCTGGAGCGCATCAACGAGGCCTTCGACCTGATGCACGAGGGCAAGTCGATCCGCACGGTGATCCATTACTGA
- a CDS encoding NAD(P)H-binding protein gives MRSDDGTGQVAGGRVVAVAGASGLVGRALLARLCADPGVAQVHALVRRPLAMEAPKLQVHLVDFARMPALPALDEAYLALGTTIRLAGSRAAFRAVDFDASLAVAQAAVAAGARRIGLVSATGADARSHLFYSRVKGELENALLALPLDALVIARPSLLLGDRSALGQPPRRGEGLAAAADRWFRPLVPARVRAIAADDVAAALVSVVPQARGRQLLESERMQGGRVAASDPSHPSH, from the coding sequence ATGCGCAGCGATGACGGGACCGGCCAGGTCGCGGGTGGACGCGTCGTCGCCGTCGCCGGCGCGAGCGGCCTGGTCGGGCGCGCGCTGCTCGCGCGCCTGTGCGCGGATCCCGGCGTCGCGCAGGTCCATGCGCTGGTGCGCCGCCCGCTCGCGATGGAGGCGCCGAAGCTGCAGGTCCACCTGGTCGACTTCGCCCGGATGCCGGCCCTGCCGGCGCTGGACGAGGCCTACCTCGCGCTTGGCACGACCATCAGACTTGCCGGCAGCCGCGCCGCGTTCCGCGCGGTGGATTTCGATGCCAGCCTGGCCGTGGCCCAGGCCGCGGTGGCCGCGGGCGCGCGGCGGATCGGGCTGGTCAGCGCGACCGGCGCGGACGCGCGCTCGCACCTGTTCTACAGCCGGGTGAAGGGCGAGCTGGAGAACGCGCTGCTGGCCCTGCCGCTCGACGCCCTGGTGATCGCGCGGCCTTCGCTGCTGCTGGGCGACCGGTCCGCGCTGGGGCAGCCGCCGCGCCGCGGCGAAGGCCTGGCCGCCGCCGCGGACCGCTGGTTCCGCCCGCTGGTGCCCGCACGCGTCCGCGCCATCGCCGCCGACGACGTGGCGGCGGCGCTGGTGTCGGTCGTCCCGCAGGCGCGTGGACGGCAGCTGCTCGAGTCCGAACGCATGCAGGGCGGGCGCGTCGCCGCGTCCGATCCGAGCCATCCTTCCCATTGA
- the fghA gene encoding S-formylglutathione hydrolase: MERLEHRASFGGWQDVYRHRSEVLGCDMTVGVYFPPQAEQGPCPVLYWLSGLTCTEQNFITKSGAQRYAAEHGLILVAPDTSPRGDDVADAPGYDLGKGAGFYVNATEEPWAAHYRMYDYIVDELPAWVEADPAASDRRAISGHSMGGHGALTIALKNPGRYRSVSAFSPIVAPSQVPWGEKAFAAYLGDDRGAWKQHDTVELVKSASERLPLLVDQGAADEFLESQLRPQLLQAACDAAGHPLTLRMQPGYDHSYYFIASFIGDHIAHHAAALRD, encoded by the coding sequence ATGGAACGCCTCGAACACCGCGCCAGCTTCGGCGGCTGGCAGGATGTCTACCGCCACCGCTCCGAGGTCCTCGGCTGCGACATGACCGTCGGCGTGTACTTTCCGCCGCAGGCGGAGCAGGGACCCTGCCCGGTGCTGTACTGGCTCTCGGGCCTGACCTGCACCGAGCAGAACTTCATCACCAAGTCCGGTGCGCAGCGCTACGCCGCCGAGCACGGCCTGATCCTCGTCGCGCCCGACACCAGTCCGCGCGGCGACGACGTCGCGGATGCGCCCGGCTACGACCTGGGCAAGGGCGCGGGTTTCTACGTCAATGCCACCGAGGAGCCCTGGGCGGCGCACTACCGCATGTACGACTACATCGTCGACGAGCTGCCGGCCTGGGTCGAAGCCGATCCTGCGGCGAGCGACCGCCGCGCGATCAGCGGGCACTCGATGGGCGGGCACGGCGCGCTGACCATCGCGCTGAAGAACCCCGGCCGCTACCGCAGCGTCTCGGCGTTCTCGCCGATCGTGGCGCCCTCGCAGGTGCCGTGGGGCGAAAAGGCGTTCGCCGCCTACCTCGGCGACGACCGCGGGGCGTGGAAGCAGCACGACACCGTGGAACTGGTGAAGTCGGCGTCCGAAAGGCTGCCGCTCCTGGTCGACCAGGGCGCGGCCGATGAATTCCTCGAAAGCCAGCTCCGCCCGCAGCTGCTGCAGGCCGCCTGCGACGCCGCCGGCCACCCGCTGACCCTGCGCATGCAGCCCGGCTACGACCACAGCTACTACTTCATCGCCAGCTTCATCGGCGACCACATCGCGCACCATGCGGCGGCGTTGAGGGATTAG